The Pirellulales bacterium genome contains the following window.
GCACAAGGTAGACGTGCTGAATAACCGTAACCTTTCAGAAATATTTTGGATTGATCGACTGAAAGTATCGTTGCCGCACGCGCCCAGCGGGGTCAGTTTTGGCGAGCAGTTGGGTTACATCGTGCTGCGCGAAGCGCCGGGCATCCTGGCCGTGTTGGCGTATTTCATTGTGTTGCCGCCGCTGATGGCCGTGACCGTTTTCCGGAAGTTTTTCGTGAAGATGGGCTTCTTCCGCTACATGCTGATGTCGAACTTGTTGCTGCTGATGATGACGCTGCCCATCAAAATGGTGCTGCGCTGGACGGTGAACTTGAAATACATCATTGCCATTCCGGAGTATTTTTTGAATTTTTGAGCGCGCGCTCGCCCGCTAGCGCGACCACCGGTCGCGGCTTTATAAATCCATGCCCGCAACAGAATCTACCTGGCGCAGTTTGAAATCGATGCACGTCGTGTTCGGCGTGGCCAGCGTAATCATGCTGCTATGTACGGTGTGGATGTTGGCGGCCGATCACAACCGCTCCTGGAAAAACTACCAGCGGGAGTATCGCGATATTGAATCGTGGTCGGCCGATGCCCGCATCAACGAGCAAAACACGCCGGAATTCGGCCTAACCGAAAGTCAACTGCAGCAAAAATTGGAGGACGTGCAAGGAGCGGCACTTTCAGATCAAGGACGGCAACTGTTCCAAAAGTTCGTGGCCGAAGCGAAGAAGAAAACTGACGCTCAAGATTCCCAACAGGCCGCCGCCGATTCGTCGGCCGCCGACTTTATTGCCAAAGATGTGGAAACCCTGGCCGGTTACACCGACGCGGCCCAACGCCGCGATTTGCGCATGGATTTGTACAACCGCATGCGGGATTTAATCGCCCGGGTAAAGTTCCGCGAAGACAATCTCACGTCCAATCTCAAATTCCGCAAGGCGGTGCTCGATAAAGCCCTGGCCAGCTTCAGCCTGGCCGTCGGCGAGGGGGCCCCGGCGGAGAAAACGGCGCAGTTGCAGTTGGCAATCGACAATGCCAAGGCCGATGTCGATCAACTCTCCGCCACCCAGCAACAAGAGCAAACGCATCGCAAGGAATTGCAAGCCACGCTCAACGATATTACCTCGGAGCAAGACCTGGCGGAGAAAAATCTGAAGGAGCATCAGCACAAGCTCGAAGCGCTCAAAAAAACGTATGCCCAGCAAAAAGCCAATCCGGGCAAGCAAGTGTTGGAAATGCCCATTCTCGACGCGTTCAACAGCCCGCTGAAAATCGATCAGATTTGGCTGCCTGACCTGACGCTGAACAACAATTTTAAGGAAGTGGCGCGGTTCGATCATTGCACCACTTGCCACCAGGCCATCGAAAAAACAGCGGCCGGCTCGGCGGTGCTGCCGGCTTACGATCAAGCCCGCGAGGTGGCTGTTTCGCTGGCCACGCCGAAGGAAGCGCCGCAGCCGCAAAAAGATCGGCAAGGCAGCGAGGTGCCCGTCAACGTGGAGCAAGTGTATGGCTTCGCCTTGGCGGATCGCGGCATGGTGGATGCCAACGATGTCACCATTGGCGCCGTGTTCCCCAAAAGCCCGGCGGCGACGGCCGGACTCGCGGCGGGTGACGTGTTGGTGAAAATCAACGATGCGCGGGTGATTGATCTCGATCGGGCATTAACCAACTTGCTCGCCAACGTAACGTGGGGGCAGCCGCTGGCGCTAACCATTCGTCGCGGCGTGCCGCAACCGTTCAGCTCGCATCCACGATTGGATTTATTCGTCGGCGGCTCAAGCCCGCATCCCAAAGATATATTCGGCTGCAGCATTTGCCACCAAGGGCAGGGCAGCGCCACCTCGTTCGAATGGGCCTCGCACACGCCGAATTCACCCCAGCAAGGCCGCGACTGGGCCCACGATTACGGTTGGTTCAACAACCACCACTGGATTTTTCCGATGTATCCGCGGGCGTTCGACGAAGCGAGCTGCCTGAAATGCCATCACGAAGTGGTTGATCTGGAGCCCAGCCCGAAGTATCCCGACCCGCCAGCGCCGACGTTGATCAAAGGTTACGAGCTAGTGCGCAATTACGGTTGCTTCGGCTGCCACGAAATCAACGGCTTCAACGGCCCGGCCAAGCGCGTGGGCCCCGATTTGCGCGCCGAGCCCGCGTTTTACGCCGCGGCTCAGCAAGTCAAATCGGATTCCGGCTTCGGGAATTTGACGGACGAAGTGAAAGGCTGGGTCGAGCGGCTCATCGGGCATCCAGACGACGACAGCGCCCGCCGTCGGCTTCGCGAATTTTTGGCGACCGATGCGGCCGCTAAAAAGCCGGTCCTTTCCCAGGGGACCGATCACCTGGAAGCAATGCTCAAAGATATCGACACGCCGGGCACGTTCCGCAAAGTGGGGCCCAGCTTGCGGTATGTCGGCAGCAAAGATGGCTACGAGTTTTTGTATTCTTGGATTCGCAATCCGCGCGATTTCCGTCCCAGCACTAAAATGCCGCGGTTCTTCGGCTTGTGGGATCACCTGGTGCCGACGGAAAAATTGGACGACAAAAACAACCCTGTGCGCGACGAAAAAGGAAATCTCGTTTACGAAGACAGCCTAGGGTTGCTCGATGCCCAGCGCTTCGAGCCGGTGGAAGTTCGGGCGATCGCCAATTATTTGCTCACCAGCAGCGAAGCGTTCGATTACTTAGATAAGTACACCGGCACCGCCAAGCCCTCGGCGGAGCGGGGCAAAAAAGCGTTTGAAATGCGCTGCATTGCCTGCCATCAGCATGCCGATTTTCCGCAGGCCACAGCCACGCAGGGGCCCAATTTATCGCGGATTGGGGCTAAGCTGTCGCTCAAGCCATACGGTAGCCAGTGGCTCTACAGTTGGATTAAAAATCCCAGCCACTATCATGCCCGCACCGCCATGCCCAATACCATGCTCACGCCGGTTGCCAATGCCGATGGAAGCGTGAACGACCCCATCGCCGACGTCGTCGAGTTCCTGATGCAATCGACGCAAGATTGGAAGCCCAGCAATGTGCCAGCGGAACAGATGACCGGCGACGAAAAACAGGCCCTGTTCGATTTGGCGCTGATCTACTTGAAGGAAAAGTATCCGCCGGAACGGGCCAAACTGTATTTGCAGGAAGGCATTCCCGCCGATCGCGCCGATGGCGTGACGGGCGCGGAAGCAGCACTGCTGCAAAGCGCCACGCCCCGCGGAGGCCAAGGCGAGGCTGCCGCCGGGCGGGCATTGCAATATGTGGGACGCCGCGCCATTAGCAAATACGGTTGCTTCGGTTGCCACGACATTCCGGGCTTTGAAGACGCCAAGCCGATCGGCACCGCACTGGCCGATTGGGGGCGGAAAGATCCTTCGCGGCTGGCGTTCGAGCAAGTTGGCGAATATGTCACGCATTACTCCTGGCCGAAGCCGGAGGAGTCACGGGTCAGGGGTCAGGAGGCAGGAGGCAGTGATCAGGAGTCAAAGGGCAGCAGTTCAACCGTGAGTGCAAAGGGTGGGGAGCACATGCCGTATGGCACCGCCAGCCGGCCGGCCAGCGCGCCGCAAGAAAACATGGACTATGCCATCGACGGGCTAGGCCCCACGCAAGGTTGGCTGATGGAAAAATTATTGGGCCACGAGCGCGAGGGCTTCCTGTGGGAAAAACTGCACCAGCCGCGCAGTTACGATTTCAAGAAAACCGAAAACAAGGGCTACAACGATCGCCTGCGAATGCCGCAGTTTCCCTTCCAAGAAGACGAAATTGAAGCCGTGATGACCTTTGTGCTGGGCCTGGTATCGGAGCCGCCCGCGCCGCAGTATGTTGCCAATTACGCGCAAAATCCGCGCGAACAGGCCGTGATTGGCGGCATCAGAATGGTCGAGCAGTTCAACTGCACCGGCTGCCACCAGTTGGAGTTTGAACACTGGGATTTGTCATATAAATCGGGCACGCTGGGGGCCGCAGTGCAAACGCCCGATTATCCGTTCGAGCTGCCGCACTTTACGCAAACGCAAATCGACGATTCGCAGCGAGAAGATCGCCGCGGCCTGTTGCACGCGCAGCTGTATGGCCGTCCGCAAGTCGATGCCAAGGGAGAAATTGCCACCACCGACGAAAACGAAGAGGGAGATAAATTTGAAGGGGGCGGCCTCGGCGAGCGGTTCGTGCTGTGGCAGGACATGCTGCTGAATGGCAAAACGTGGCTCGTGGGCTCAAAAAATCCGCTGGTCCCGGAGAATTCCGTCACGGCCAAGTTTTCCGGTCGCGGTGGAGATTTGGGCCGCTGGATTTATCCGGCGGTCGTGGCGGACGAGCAAAAAGTGAATCCCAACGCCAAGGCGGATGAAGCCTGGGGTTGGTTGCCGCCGCCATTGATCGGCGAAGGCAAAAAGGTGCAAACGCGCTGGCTGCACGACTTCTTGCTGGAGCCGTATCCGATTCGACCGGCGGTCGTGCTGCGCATGCCGAAGTTCAACATGAGCTCCACCAACGCCACCACCTTGGTAGACTTTTTCGCCGCCCGGGACGATGCCGCCGCTCCGTACGAATTCGACGCCCGCACCAGCGGCGATTACTTTACCGGCGAAGAACTGAAGCATCCGCACCGTATGCGCGATGCCATGAACATCGTCACCAACAACAACTACTGCGTGAAATGCCACCTGGTGGGCGATTTCACTCCCGGCGGCAGCGTGCGGGCCATGGGGCCACAGCTGGATCGGGTGAACGAACGGCTCCGGCCCGACTATGTGGAGCATTGGGTCGGAAATCCGAAGCGCATTTTGCCGTATACCGGAATGCCGGTGAATATTCCGGCCGCCCAGCCGGTGGCGCAAGATTTATTCCCCGGCAATAGCGAGCAGCAACTGAATGGCGTGGTCGATTTGCTGATGAATTGGGATCGCATTACGAAGCAGTTGTTTTCCGTCAAAGCGCTGATCAAGCCTGCCGCGGCGACCGGCGCCGGCAGCGCCGCCG
Protein-coding sequences here:
- a CDS encoding c-type cytochrome gives rise to the protein MPATESTWRSLKSMHVVFGVASVIMLLCTVWMLAADHNRSWKNYQREYRDIESWSADARINEQNTPEFGLTESQLQQKLEDVQGAALSDQGRQLFQKFVAEAKKKTDAQDSQQAAADSSAADFIAKDVETLAGYTDAAQRRDLRMDLYNRMRDLIARVKFREDNLTSNLKFRKAVLDKALASFSLAVGEGAPAEKTAQLQLAIDNAKADVDQLSATQQQEQTHRKELQATLNDITSEQDLAEKNLKEHQHKLEALKKTYAQQKANPGKQVLEMPILDAFNSPLKIDQIWLPDLTLNNNFKEVARFDHCTTCHQAIEKTAAGSAVLPAYDQAREVAVSLATPKEAPQPQKDRQGSEVPVNVEQVYGFALADRGMVDANDVTIGAVFPKSPAATAGLAAGDVLVKINDARVIDLDRALTNLLANVTWGQPLALTIRRGVPQPFSSHPRLDLFVGGSSPHPKDIFGCSICHQGQGSATSFEWASHTPNSPQQGRDWAHDYGWFNNHHWIFPMYPRAFDEASCLKCHHEVVDLEPSPKYPDPPAPTLIKGYELVRNYGCFGCHEINGFNGPAKRVGPDLRAEPAFYAAAQQVKSDSGFGNLTDEVKGWVERLIGHPDDDSARRRLREFLATDAAAKKPVLSQGTDHLEAMLKDIDTPGTFRKVGPSLRYVGSKDGYEFLYSWIRNPRDFRPSTKMPRFFGLWDHLVPTEKLDDKNNPVRDEKGNLVYEDSLGLLDAQRFEPVEVRAIANYLLTSSEAFDYLDKYTGTAKPSAERGKKAFEMRCIACHQHADFPQATATQGPNLSRIGAKLSLKPYGSQWLYSWIKNPSHYHARTAMPNTMLTPVANADGSVNDPIADVVEFLMQSTQDWKPSNVPAEQMTGDEKQALFDLALIYLKEKYPPERAKLYLQEGIPADRADGVTGAEAALLQSATPRGGQGEAAAGRALQYVGRRAISKYGCFGCHDIPGFEDAKPIGTALADWGRKDPSRLAFEQVGEYVTHYSWPKPEESRVRGQEAGGSDQESKGSSSTVSAKGGEHMPYGTASRPASAPQENMDYAIDGLGPTQGWLMEKLLGHEREGFLWEKLHQPRSYDFKKTENKGYNDRLRMPQFPFQEDEIEAVMTFVLGLVSEPPAPQYVANYAQNPREQAVIGGIRMVEQFNCTGCHQLEFEHWDLSYKSGTLGAAVQTPDYPFELPHFTQTQIDDSQREDRRGLLHAQLYGRPQVDAKGEIATTDENEEGDKFEGGGLGERFVLWQDMLLNGKTWLVGSKNPLVPENSVTAKFSGRGGDLGRWIYPAVVADEQKVNPNAKADEAWGWLPPPLIGEGKKVQTRWLHDFLLEPYPIRPAVVLRMPKFNMSSTNATTLVDFFAARDDAAAPYEFDARTSGDYFTGEELKHPHRMRDAMNIVTNNNYCVKCHLVGDFTPGGSVRAMGPQLDRVNERLRPDYVEHWVGNPKRILPYTGMPVNIPAAQPVAQDLFPGNSEQQLNGVVDLLMNWDRITKQLFSVKALIKPAAATGAGSAAAGASGGG